TTATGGTTCTCCTTgatagctagcttctctggagctgtaggttgtagtatggttatcctttgctttttatctagtatccacttatgagtacatactttgtccttctgagtctgggttacctcactcaggatgatattttctagttccatccatttgcctgcaaatgtgatgatgtcattgtttttcactgcctagttgtattccattgtgtgtatgtgccatattttctttacccattctttttttttttttttttttttttaccaaactATATTTACTGTTTACAGTAGTAAAGGACAACAAATAATGTACAAACTGGTGAATAAACACAACAGAGCCAACAGACATCCCACCCAAGCCCACGCAGCAAAACAGGAAACAAGAACATTTTCCTCAGGATTTTAAGCAAGCGAGAGATGGTAGGTCAGTGTCAGGTGACTATAAAAGGCAGAGATGGCCATCAAGCAGCAATGGATCCTTACAGAAGGATGACAGGCAGAACTATGAACATTTAACTGGTATAGACCCCACAATGCAGGACTGACGTCACCCACTGATGCATCATTTGAATACACATTTGTAAAGCGGCAGAGCACAGTCCATGAGAATGAGGCCACCTTCCCCTGGCTTTCTTTTGCAGCCACACAAGTCTCTTACACAACATCACTGTAAACTTGATACTTAACCAATTACCTTCTTAAACAGAAACCATAATTATGTATCAGAACCAAGTACTAGAAAGAATCTGAGGCCACATTCAATTTCCAAATGAGATAGGGCAAGTACTTTCTTCTACATCATGAAAAGGGAAGAGAGTGGGTTTCACTGTACCAGCCTTGCCCAGGTACCCACTCCCAGATACCAAGTAGAAAGGGGCGTGTGCAGGAATAGTTGGGTCACAGTACTTAAGGactccttacatttttaaaaagcattggtCTTTTCCCTTGAACTTCACCATATGTTTGACAAAGCTCAAATTTATagtatttcacatttttatattctttgccTACAACACATAGGTGGAATTCTGTCCCTCTTCCCCCTTTCAACATCCCATAGGCATGCCCACTGGGGAATGTGCCCACAAGCTCTCTATTTGATTAGGACAAGTCAAACTAGAGGTAACCACAGTTCTGGGGGCAGAGTTGGGCCACAGGCTGAGAGTCTACATCCAGCCCCAAGTTTGGGGAGGAAAATATTTTAGGGatgggaggaaacagaaacaaaaacaaaaacaaaaaacaaatcccaaAACCTCACATCTCATTTCCCTAAACCAAACACTCTTGTTGGCCAAGTTACATAATACTCGCGTCCCTGCATTATGGTCTGTAGTTCACTCCAAGCGGTGACTCTGGCTTCTGCTGACTCTTCTGTGATTGGCGTGGCTGCATGGTCACCATTCAATAGCAAATGTCAGGACAATGGTTGGGTATGGGGGCGGTCCCTCGGAGAGCTGTTCCTCCTGTCTGCTGCTGGAATACGTCAATGGTGtcctcatcctccatctccaGCTGGGCTGGAGTGTCTGTTTCGTTGATTGGTTGTCCATCAAACCGGAATCGAATCTGCCTCATTGACAAGCCCTGCCTCTCGCAGTAGGCCTTCATCAGCTTGCTCAGTGGAGTGTGCCGCTTGATCTTGAActgcaccactgagccatcctgccccGTCTCTGTCTTCACTCCCTCCTTGGGCTTCTCTTCCGACATGGTTGCGCGTTGGCGGCGACGGCGGGAAGCGCAGCGGGAACCGGTGGCACTGGAGCGGGCGAGTCACGCTCTCTGCCCCGCCGCTCTCCCCTTCTTTACCCATTCTTacgttgagggacatctaggttgttttcaggttctggctattactaataatgctgctatgaacataattgaacatgtattcttgtggtatgattgagtgttcttgggtatatgcccaagagtgctattgCTAGGTCTTttgatagattgattcccagttttctgagaaaagcccatactgatttccaaagtggctgtacaagtttgcattccaaccaacagtggaggaggagtgtcCCTCTTGATCCACATTCTAATTATTGGGGGCTGGTGATCCAAAGAATGTCTGACAAGGAAGCTTGCTACATTTGCCATCCAATGCTTAGCACGTAAATCCATATAAGGCCtgaaaaaggtgaaaaaaaattgaacacaGACTTAGACACAACTTCCTGGTGTGGTGTCTTGGGTAGGCCAAATGCTTGCTGCATATAAAGGTATGGCTCTTCTAAAAGGCCCTGCTGTACAGCTGGGCACTTATAAAAACAGCATGCTACTCATCTGGAGGTATAAATGCCTGGCTAGCATGGACACAGAAGCTTTCCAGAGCTGGGATGATGAGGCATGGCTGGGACAGTTAGGCTCAGCTCCCTGTGGCTGCCTGTGGACCCAAAGTGAGTGGATCCAGCCATCAGTGAGCTTTAAGCTAAGGCAGCTGCATCATGGCTTGCATGACAGTTTAAGGTTTGTCTTATGTGGTCAGAAAAATGCTACAGATGAACCGAAAATCAGGTTCAGACTGAGCAAACCTCTGAATAGATACAGTATGCTTAAAAATGTGCGTAGATGgtgaagaatgaaaaggaaatgggtatagacagtcatagaaaaataaatagtttaaaaataataaaacaaagtctctaaagagagagtaaagtaacaTAAGAGGAACAAGGCACACAAGATAAGAAAGACCATAACACAGGGCATGTGGATCATATATAGTTCtttgttaactttgaattttataaATGCTAATGAGGAACAAACAATTGCTGAGATGCACTGGACTGTAGAAAAGGCTGCTGAATTGCAACAAAGTATATCTTTTAAGTcctaacctcagaatggaagtcaggaaatgtgttaTACTGGGTTGAGGTT
The sequence above is drawn from the Peromyscus leucopus breed LL Stock chromosome 1, UCI_PerLeu_2.1, whole genome shotgun sequence genome and encodes:
- the LOC114682338 gene encoding small ubiquitin-related modifier 3-like gives rise to the protein MSEEKPKEGVKTETGQDGSVVQFKIKRHTPLSKLMKAYCERQGLSMRQIRFRFDGQPINETDTPAQLEMEDEDTIDVFQQQTGGTALRGTAPIPNHCPDICY